The following coding sequences lie in one Bordetella genomosp. 9 genomic window:
- a CDS encoding ParD-like family protein has product MGIVNIDDDLHDQLRKASAVSCRSINAQAAFWIRIGMLCEMNPTQSFNDIVARELRAAGVVAQPIKMGAA; this is encoded by the coding sequence ATGGGTATCGTGAACATCGACGACGATCTGCATGACCAACTGCGCAAGGCCAGCGCAGTATCGTGCCGGTCGATCAACGCACAGGCAGCCTTCTGGATCAGGATCGGCATGCTGTGCGAAATGAATCCAACGCAAAGCTTCAACGATATCGTTGCCCGTGAACTGCGGGCCGCGGGCGTTGTGGCACAACCCATCAAGATGGGGGCGGCATGA
- a CDS encoding nuclear transport factor 2 family protein: MHTYETKLALAKQFHAALTRRDWQAIRKLLTDDATWVLPGDNQISGPAVGAEAVVARAELIASFGLNFELKHILVSRDNVALSLHNTARRNDLVLDEHLATVCTLRDGKIAAIETYLSDLPGMNAFFARD; encoded by the coding sequence ATGCATACCTACGAAACAAAGCTTGCTTTGGCCAAGCAGTTTCATGCCGCACTGACCCGCCGCGACTGGCAGGCGATCCGTAAGCTTCTTACCGACGATGCCACCTGGGTTCTGCCCGGAGACAATCAGATCTCTGGTCCAGCGGTCGGTGCGGAAGCAGTCGTTGCCAGAGCTGAGCTAATTGCCAGCTTCGGCCTGAATTTCGAGCTCAAGCACATTCTGGTAAGCCGGGATAATGTCGCGCTCTCGCTGCATAACACTGCACGCCGGAATGACCTCGTACTGGACGAGCATCTGGCTACGGTCTGCACCTTGCGCGATGGCAAGATCGCTGCTATCGAGACCTACCTGTCCGACCTGCCGGGCATGAATGCCTTTTTTGCCAGGGACTGA
- a CDS encoding LysR family transcriptional regulator gives MKKHDMGLLVSLDVLLEEANVTRAARRLAISQPALSAQLARLRQVLDDPLLVPAERGRGMRLTPRAAQLKSPLHELLTRLEDLVEAPYAFDPSTAKRDFTIALNDNAAMTIGLDLIECIRKQSYAGIRLAMLQIPRDEVLDLAARGRIDLVIGTRAFMPPGLRTHDLVDDRFQVAQRKGHPRGTAAMTLEQYCAYEHVLVSTNGSYHSGIDDFLAELGHYRHTTVSVQYYTAVPPILERTNCLATLPERFLHRFDHMIDRFDLPFAFDPFQLQVGWHPRFDEDLGHQWLREQLIAVRLLVSTQN, from the coding sequence ATGAAGAAGCACGACATGGGTCTACTGGTGTCGTTGGATGTTCTGCTTGAAGAGGCCAACGTCACTCGTGCAGCACGACGCTTAGCCATCAGCCAGCCTGCACTCTCAGCCCAATTGGCCCGCTTGCGGCAGGTGCTTGATGATCCTTTGCTGGTGCCGGCCGAGCGCGGCCGAGGTATGCGGTTGACGCCACGTGCAGCGCAGCTGAAATCACCCCTGCATGAGTTGCTGACACGGCTTGAGGATCTTGTCGAGGCGCCCTACGCTTTCGATCCCAGCACGGCCAAGCGCGATTTCACGATCGCCCTCAATGACAATGCCGCGATGACGATTGGACTGGATCTCATCGAGTGCATTCGGAAGCAGTCGTATGCAGGCATTAGATTGGCCATGCTCCAGATACCCCGGGATGAGGTCCTGGATCTTGCAGCTCGCGGCCGCATCGACCTGGTGATCGGCACCCGAGCCTTCATGCCCCCTGGTTTGCGCACCCATGATCTGGTCGACGACAGGTTTCAGGTGGCCCAACGCAAAGGGCATCCTCGCGGCACGGCTGCAATGACGCTGGAGCAATACTGCGCTTATGAGCATGTGCTGGTGTCTACCAATGGCAGTTATCACAGTGGGATCGATGATTTTCTTGCAGAGCTGGGGCATTATCGACACACCACGGTATCCGTGCAGTACTACACAGCGGTGCCACCGATACTTGAGCGCACGAACTGCCTGGCGACGTTGCCTGAGCGCTTCCTACACCGCTTTGATCACATGATCGACCGCTTCGACCTCCCATTCGCATTCGATCCGTTCCAGCTGCAGGTCGGTTGGCATCCGCGCTTTGACGAAGATTTAGGACATCAGTGGCTGCGTGAACAGCTGATTGCGGTGAGGCTGTTGGTTTCCACGCAGAACTGA
- a CDS encoding alpha/beta fold hydrolase → MFEGFSDVSATVDGIKIHALMAGTGPALLLLHGHPQTHAIWHKVAPTLARQFTVVVADLRGYGDSGKPPGEPDHANYAKRRMALDQVRLMQALGLPTFAVIGHDRGGRVAARMALDHPDVVSRLVTLDVAPTLAMYQQTSFEFAHAYWHWFFLVRPSPFPETLIRADPDLYLKQTMGARSAGLKPFAPEAYAAYLRCLSDPATAHGICEDYRASVGIDLEHDQADLAAGKQIQCPFLALWGRDGVIERCFDPLAEWRRWNPGVKGMALPCGHYIPEEAPKVLLDHVLAFLPS, encoded by the coding sequence ATGTTCGAAGGCTTTTCCGACGTATCCGCCACGGTCGATGGCATCAAGATTCATGCGTTGATGGCCGGCACCGGGCCGGCGCTGCTTCTGCTGCATGGACACCCTCAGACACACGCGATCTGGCACAAGGTGGCTCCGACGCTGGCGCGGCAATTCACGGTTGTCGTTGCGGACCTGCGCGGCTATGGCGACAGCGGGAAGCCGCCAGGCGAGCCAGACCACGCCAACTATGCCAAGCGTCGGATGGCCTTGGACCAAGTGCGATTAATGCAGGCGCTGGGCCTGCCGACGTTCGCGGTGATCGGTCATGACCGGGGTGGTCGGGTCGCGGCGCGGATGGCGCTGGATCATCCAGATGTGGTATCCCGCCTGGTCACGCTGGATGTGGCACCCACGCTGGCGATGTACCAGCAGACCTCATTCGAATTCGCGCACGCCTACTGGCACTGGTTCTTCCTCGTGCGACCGTCGCCTTTCCCAGAGACGTTGATCCGGGCCGACCCGGATCTCTACCTGAAGCAGACCATGGGAGCCCGCAGTGCCGGCCTGAAGCCTTTCGCGCCGGAGGCCTATGCTGCCTATCTGCGTTGCCTGTCCGATCCGGCAACCGCACATGGCATCTGCGAGGACTACCGTGCCTCGGTAGGTATCGACCTCGAACACGATCAGGCCGATCTTGCCGCGGGCAAGCAGATCCAATGTCCCTTCCTGGCATTGTGGGGACGCGATGGCGTGATCGAACGGTGCTTCGACCCTCTGGCCGAGTGGCGCCGCTGGAATCCCGGCGTAAAGGGTATGGCGCTGCCCTGCGGCCACTACATCCCGGAGGAAGCACCCAAGGTGTTGCTCGATCACGTCCTCGCCTTCCTGCCTTCATGA
- the leuC gene encoding 3-isopropylmalate dehydratase large subunit, which produces MPATTLYRKLVDSHTVERLDVDNVLLYVDLHIMNEYTSPQAFAGLAQRGLRVRRPHQQMGVVDHVIPTRPVPIAARTIDIAPAARQAANFAANCAEQGIELFDVRDPMQGIEHVVAPELGLIRPGMVVLCGDSHTTTYGALGALGFGIGTSEVEHVLATQTLVYRVAKDMRIQVDGRLPLGTTSKDLILHIIAKIGAQGARGYAVEYVGEAIAALSAEARMTLCNMTVEAGARAALIAPDAITSDYVSERICDMDDAALAAAHTAWKQLRTDASARFDAEHRFDASEVAPYVTWGTSPDQALPVNGTVPPLSDASGDIEKATWHKALDYIGLAPGTPIEGIPIDRVFIGSCTNARIEDLREVARVVQGRKVAPSVRAMVVPGSGLVRDQAEREGIAQVLVEAGFEWRQPGCSMCLAMNDDVLAPGERCASTTNRNFEGRQGRGSRTHLMSPAMAAAAAIAGRIVDIRKEFRA; this is translated from the coding sequence ATGCCAGCGACGACGCTTTACCGAAAACTGGTCGATTCGCACACCGTCGAACGCCTGGATGTCGACAACGTGCTGCTATATGTCGACCTGCACATCATGAACGAATACACCAGCCCACAAGCTTTTGCAGGACTGGCGCAACGTGGATTGCGGGTGCGGCGCCCACACCAGCAAATGGGCGTGGTCGATCACGTCATCCCCACGCGCCCGGTGCCGATCGCGGCGCGTACGATCGACATCGCCCCCGCCGCACGGCAAGCGGCGAACTTTGCCGCCAACTGTGCTGAGCAGGGGATCGAGCTGTTCGACGTGCGTGATCCGATGCAAGGCATCGAGCATGTCGTCGCGCCGGAACTTGGCCTGATCCGTCCCGGCATGGTCGTATTATGCGGCGACAGCCATACCACGACCTACGGTGCCCTCGGGGCACTCGGGTTCGGGATCGGCACGTCGGAAGTGGAGCATGTGCTTGCCACGCAGACTCTGGTGTACCGCGTGGCCAAGGACATGCGAATCCAGGTCGATGGTCGGCTGCCTCTGGGGACGACGTCCAAGGACCTGATCTTGCACATCATCGCCAAGATCGGAGCACAAGGCGCGCGTGGCTATGCGGTCGAGTATGTCGGCGAAGCTATCGCCGCACTGTCCGCCGAGGCGCGCATGACCTTGTGCAACATGACCGTGGAAGCCGGTGCCCGCGCGGCGCTGATCGCGCCTGACGCGATCACATCCGACTACGTGTCCGAGCGGATCTGCGATATGGACGACGCTGCGCTGGCGGCCGCGCACACGGCATGGAAGCAACTCCGCACGGACGCATCGGCGCGTTTCGATGCCGAGCATCGCTTCGATGCTTCCGAGGTCGCCCCCTATGTCACCTGGGGGACCAGTCCCGACCAGGCGCTGCCGGTGAATGGCACCGTGCCGCCATTGAGCGACGCCTCGGGTGATATCGAGAAGGCAACTTGGCACAAGGCGCTGGATTACATCGGCTTGGCGCCTGGCACGCCGATCGAAGGTATTCCGATCGACCGCGTGTTCATCGGTTCGTGTACGAATGCCCGCATCGAGGACCTGCGCGAGGTGGCGCGGGTGGTGCAGGGGCGCAAGGTTGCACCAAGCGTGCGGGCGATGGTGGTGCCTGGCTCCGGGCTGGTCCGTGACCAGGCCGAACGCGAAGGGATCGCGCAGGTGCTGGTCGAGGCAGGGTTCGAATGGCGACAGCCGGGCTGTTCGATGTGCCTGGCGATGAACGACGACGTACTCGCGCCGGGCGAGCGTTGCGCCTCTACGACCAACCGCAACTTCGAGGGTCGGCAGGGCCGGGGCAGCCGCACGCATCTGATGAGTCCGGCCATGGCTGCCGCTGCCGCAATCGCCGGACGCATCGTCGACATTCGCAAGGAGTTCCGTGCATGA
- a CDS encoding glutathione S-transferase has product MSAVAGPVDGEAGFPLKIYDFPRGPYPTRVRIALAEKNLLSRVEFVMVDLRKGEHKDPRFISDKNYSGTVPVLELADGTCIAECTAITEYLDALVGGPVLTGSTAFERGMIHMMSKRAELELLDAISVYFHHGTPGLGPLVEQYQNREWGLRQRDKALRGMHYFDDVLRKRAYVAGDAFSMADITVIAGLIFADIVDLAVPAECTALLAWYERMKMRPSVKSQPAFARR; this is encoded by the coding sequence ATGAGTGCGGTTGCAGGACCAGTCGATGGTGAGGCGGGATTTCCGCTGAAGATCTACGACTTCCCTCGGGGCCCTTACCCGACGCGTGTCCGGATCGCCCTAGCAGAAAAAAACCTCCTGTCACGCGTGGAGTTCGTGATGGTTGATCTCCGCAAGGGGGAGCACAAGGATCCCAGGTTCATCTCGGATAAAAACTACTCCGGAACGGTTCCGGTGCTTGAGCTTGCGGATGGAACGTGCATTGCCGAGTGCACCGCCATCACGGAGTATCTCGATGCGCTTGTCGGCGGTCCGGTTTTGACGGGCTCCACAGCGTTCGAGAGGGGAATGATTCACATGATGAGCAAGCGCGCCGAACTGGAGCTGCTTGACGCCATCAGTGTTTACTTCCACCATGGAACGCCGGGTTTGGGGCCACTGGTGGAGCAATACCAGAACAGGGAATGGGGACTCAGGCAGCGCGACAAGGCCTTGCGAGGCATGCATTATTTCGACGATGTGCTTCGCAAGCGAGCTTATGTTGCCGGCGACGCGTTCTCCATGGCCGACATTACGGTCATCGCCGGACTGATATTCGCTGATATCGTCGACTTGGCGGTACCCGCCGAATGCACGGCGCTCTTGGCATGGTACGAAAGGATGAAAATGCGCCCCAGCGTAAAGAGCCAACCCGCATTTGCTCGCAGGTAG
- the map gene encoding type I methionyl aminopeptidase: MTKRPEEIALMAESGQLLAQVFSHLDRLNLIGMSTMQVNDLVDDLIVHEFNARPASKGQYGYAYALNASRNHVVCHGVPSAEDILQDGDIVNFDITLEKNGYIADSSKTYLVGQVSQPARRLVQVAYEAMWKGIQAVRPGATLGDVGHAIERHARRNGYSIVREYCGHGIGREMHEDPQVLHWGKPRTGLVLREGMVFTIEPMVNQGRRAIRTEDDGWTVVTRDGQLSAQFEHTVAVTGNGVRVLTLRPGEKALH, encoded by the coding sequence ATGACCAAGCGGCCAGAAGAAATTGCGCTGATGGCAGAGTCAGGCCAGCTTTTGGCGCAGGTGTTCAGCCATCTTGATCGGCTGAATCTGATTGGCATGTCCACGATGCAGGTCAATGATCTGGTCGATGACCTCATCGTCCATGAATTCAACGCACGCCCGGCCAGCAAAGGGCAATACGGTTACGCCTACGCGCTAAACGCCTCCCGCAACCATGTGGTCTGCCACGGCGTTCCTTCCGCCGAGGACATCCTGCAGGACGGGGACATCGTCAATTTCGACATCACGCTGGAGAAGAATGGCTACATCGCCGATTCCAGCAAGACCTATCTGGTGGGCCAGGTGTCGCAGCCGGCACGGCGGCTCGTGCAAGTGGCTTATGAAGCGATGTGGAAAGGCATCCAGGCTGTCCGCCCAGGTGCCACGCTCGGTGACGTGGGCCACGCCATCGAGCGGCATGCCCGCAGGAATGGTTATTCGATCGTCCGGGAATACTGTGGGCACGGTATCGGTCGTGAAATGCACGAGGACCCCCAGGTTTTGCACTGGGGCAAGCCGCGAACGGGGCTAGTACTGCGCGAAGGCATGGTTTTCACCATAGAGCCGATGGTGAACCAAGGACGACGTGCCATTCGAACTGAGGACGACGGCTGGACGGTGGTTACGCGCGATGGGCAATTGTCGGCTCAGTTCGAGCATACCGTTGCTGTCACCGGGAACGGTGTGCGTGTCTTGACGCTGCGCCCGGGCGAAAAGGCGTTGCACTGA
- the istA gene encoding IS21 family transposase yields the protein MGLLNIIRRMALREKQSIREISRRTGLSRNTIAKYLSAGTIEPTFTVPERPSKLDPFADKLAAWLKTETGKSRKQRRTLKQLHSDLVVLGFTGSYGRVAAFARDWRADRQREQQTTGRGIFVPLSFRPGEAFHFDWSEDYAVIGGERTKLQVAHIKLSHSRAFFVRAYLLQTHEILFDAHWHGFRVFGGVPGRGIYDNMKTAVDRVGRGKERQVNIRFLAMTNHYVFAPEFCNPAAGWEKGQVEKNVQDARPRLWQQMPDFPDLGALNIWLEQHCQDLWRETAHGTLSGSIADVWADERAALMALPAMFDGFVEQSKRVSPTCLITFERNRYSVPASFANRPVSLRIYPERLVVAAEGNILCEHPRIIERSHDKPPRTIYDWRHYLAVIQRKPGALRNGAPFLELPLAFRQLQEQMLRRPGGDREMADILALVLHHNEQAVISAVELALDQGVATKMHVLNLLHMLIDDKTTDGPDVDTPQALTLLREPKANVERYDGLRVRIVGGRHAS from the coding sequence ATGGGACTTTTAAACATCATCCGGCGCATGGCGCTGCGAGAGAAGCAGTCGATCCGCGAGATCAGCCGGCGCACCGGTCTGTCGCGCAACACGATCGCGAAGTATTTGAGCGCGGGTACGATAGAGCCGACGTTCACGGTACCGGAACGACCGAGCAAGCTTGATCCTTTTGCCGACAAACTCGCGGCCTGGCTGAAGACCGAGACCGGAAAGTCGCGCAAGCAGCGCCGAACACTGAAGCAGCTTCATTCCGATCTGGTGGTTCTCGGCTTTACCGGCTCCTATGGTCGGGTCGCCGCATTCGCTCGTGATTGGCGGGCTGATCGGCAACGTGAGCAGCAGACGACGGGCCGCGGCATATTCGTTCCGCTGTCTTTCCGACCAGGCGAAGCATTCCATTTCGATTGGAGTGAGGACTATGCCGTGATAGGCGGCGAGCGCACGAAGCTTCAGGTCGCGCATATCAAGCTATCGCACAGTCGCGCGTTTTTTGTCAGGGCCTACCTGTTGCAGACGCATGAGATTCTGTTTGACGCCCATTGGCACGGCTTCCGCGTGTTTGGCGGCGTGCCTGGTCGTGGCATCTACGATAACATGAAGACAGCGGTCGATCGTGTGGGCCGCGGCAAGGAGCGACAGGTCAACATCCGTTTCCTTGCGATGACGAACCATTACGTCTTTGCGCCAGAGTTCTGCAATCCCGCCGCGGGCTGGGAGAAGGGGCAGGTCGAGAAGAACGTCCAGGATGCCCGACCGCGGCTGTGGCAACAGATGCCCGACTTTCCAGATTTGGGGGCATTGAATATCTGGCTGGAACAGCATTGCCAGGACCTGTGGCGGGAGACAGCGCATGGCACCTTGTCCGGCTCGATCGCGGATGTTTGGGCTGATGAGCGGGCAGCATTGATGGCGCTCCCCGCCATGTTTGACGGCTTCGTCGAGCAGAGCAAGCGCGTCTCGCCGACATGCCTGATCACCTTCGAGCGCAATCGTTACAGCGTGCCTGCGTCTTTTGCGAACCGGCCCGTCAGCCTGAGGATTTATCCCGAGCGACTGGTCGTTGCGGCCGAGGGCAATATCCTTTGCGAACATCCGCGGATCATAGAACGCAGCCACGACAAACCGCCGAGGACGATTTACGACTGGCGCCATTACCTTGCGGTCATCCAGCGCAAGCCTGGAGCACTGCGCAATGGCGCACCCTTCCTGGAATTGCCGCTGGCCTTTCGACAGCTGCAGGAGCAGATGCTGCGCCGCCCTGGTGGTGATCGTGAGATGGCCGATATCCTTGCCCTCGTCCTTCATCACAACGAACAGGCCGTCATCAGTGCTGTGGAATTGGCTTTGGATCAAGGCGTGGCAACCAAAATGCATGTGCTAAACCTGCTGCATATGCTGATCGACGATAAGACGACTGACGGTCCCGACGTCGATACGCCACAGGCACTGACTTTGCTGCGCGAACCCAAGGCCAATGTCGAACGCTATGATGGCCTGCGTGTCCGGATCGTTGGAGGTCGCCATGCGTCATGA
- a CDS encoding LysR family transcriptional regulator translates to MDRLLSMAVFVSAVEEGSLVSAARRFGLSPSMAGKHVSAIEEQLKVRLLQRSTRKLTLTDVGRSYYTRCKRLLEEYEDANREAQDAQQSVHGILRVAAPTTFGALHLGRVVSNYLAEYPDVSIETTLSDRYVDLLADGIDVAIRIGRLQDSDLVARRLASCRMMFCAAPSFLARHGEPKTVEQLRQAPRLAFSQAVSAGDWSVTDANGQTYHIDGEIRLAANNMQMLLAAALTGAGVVYGPSFVFEQSIASGALRVLLPDHKTKDLAIHAIYPSKRHVSLKVRRFIEHLSMSFDDTQPWDLMHRSTTA, encoded by the coding sequence ATGGATAGATTGCTCAGCATGGCGGTGTTCGTCTCCGCAGTCGAAGAAGGCAGCTTGGTAAGCGCCGCTCGACGGTTTGGCCTGTCACCGTCGATGGCGGGCAAGCACGTTTCCGCGATCGAGGAACAGCTGAAAGTTCGGTTGCTTCAACGCAGCACGCGCAAGTTGACGCTAACGGATGTAGGAAGGTCCTACTACACGCGATGCAAGCGCTTGCTGGAAGAATACGAGGACGCGAACCGCGAAGCCCAGGACGCGCAACAGAGTGTGCATGGAATTTTGCGCGTGGCTGCGCCGACAACCTTTGGGGCACTGCATCTTGGTCGTGTTGTATCGAATTATCTGGCTGAATACCCCGATGTCTCGATCGAGACCACGCTGAGCGATCGCTATGTCGATCTACTGGCAGATGGCATCGACGTTGCTATCCGCATCGGCCGTCTGCAGGACTCCGACCTCGTTGCTCGGCGGCTCGCCTCGTGTCGCATGATGTTCTGTGCAGCCCCATCCTTTTTGGCACGACATGGCGAGCCGAAAACCGTCGAACAGCTCCGCCAGGCACCCCGGCTCGCTTTCTCCCAGGCGGTTTCAGCCGGAGACTGGAGCGTTACGGATGCTAACGGCCAGACATATCACATTGATGGTGAGATCCGGCTCGCTGCAAACAACATGCAGATGCTGCTCGCGGCAGCGCTGACAGGGGCGGGGGTGGTCTACGGCCCTAGCTTCGTGTTCGAGCAGTCCATCGCCAGCGGTGCGCTTCGTGTCCTGCTGCCTGACCACAAAACAAAGGATTTGGCGATTCATGCCATCTATCCGAGCAAGCGCCATGTGTCGTTGAAAGTTCGCCGTTTCATCGAGCATCTGAGCATGAGCTTCGACGACACGCAGCCGTGGGATCTCATGCATAGGAGCACTACGGCTTGA
- a CDS encoding alpha/beta fold hydrolase produces MKVESNGIEIHVEEQGQGDPSLVFLHYWGGSSRTWKHVCSRLAPNFHTLALDHRGWGQSDAPSMGYGLADLAADAEGVIAALHPKRYVLIGHSMGGKVAQLMASRRPAGLAGLVLVAPSPPSPMILPKEAREMMAGAYANRETVEATIDNVLTALPLSAEDREQVIADSLRGAPAAKLAWPRATSLEDITGQVGAIDVPTLVIAGELDRVDSPEVLRKELLPRISQAVMTVVPGTGHLSMLETPDALTPLIENFCRSLPGKG; encoded by the coding sequence ATGAAGGTCGAATCGAACGGCATAGAGATCCATGTCGAGGAGCAAGGGCAAGGCGATCCGTCACTCGTTTTTCTGCATTACTGGGGCGGCTCCTCCCGCACTTGGAAGCACGTCTGCTCCAGGCTGGCGCCGAACTTCCATACGCTTGCTCTCGATCATCGCGGCTGGGGTCAATCCGACGCGCCTTCGATGGGCTACGGGCTGGCAGACCTTGCAGCCGATGCAGAGGGCGTGATTGCAGCGCTGCACCCGAAGCGCTACGTTCTGATCGGTCACTCGATGGGGGGCAAGGTCGCTCAGCTTATGGCTTCGCGGCGGCCTGCCGGACTGGCCGGGTTGGTTCTCGTCGCTCCTTCACCGCCATCGCCAATGATCTTGCCGAAAGAGGCACGCGAAATGATGGCAGGAGCCTACGCAAACCGTGAAACAGTGGAGGCGACTATCGATAACGTGCTGACGGCCCTCCCGCTGTCAGCGGAGGATCGCGAACAAGTGATCGCGGACAGCTTGCGTGGCGCGCCAGCGGCTAAGCTAGCTTGGCCCAGAGCGACCAGCTTGGAAGACATCACTGGGCAGGTAGGTGCCATCGACGTACCTACGCTTGTTATTGCGGGTGAGCTGGATCGCGTGGATTCGCCCGAGGTACTGAGGAAAGAATTACTTCCTCGCATATCGCAAGCCGTCATGACCGTAGTACCAGGTACAGGGCATTTGTCCATGTTGGAAACACCGGATGCATTGACTCCATTGATTGAGAATTTCTGCCGTTCACTGCCAGGGAAGGGGTGA
- a CDS encoding LysR family transcriptional regulator yields the protein MSEFSDIRLFTLVARHRSLAAAARELGVTPPAVSKRLAHLEKRLGVRLTHRTTRRLTLTPEGERYLAEGSRLLGELQELEQVLIRGHAEPAGLLRVNASYGFGRARVAPAISAFVARYPAIRVQLQLTDQPLNLREHGYDIGIRFGDPPSTRINARLLLRNHRLLCASPAYVAQNGKPNVPHDLVRHACLIVRENDAAYGAWHFRRGKSTETVKVDNVLSSNDGNAVLRWTLDGHGIAIRSAWEIAPYLARGELIPLLGDWKLPNADIYATYLERSEVSSAKVRAFLDFIAEYLTTSCNAIKRQQ from the coding sequence ATGTCCGAGTTCTCCGACATCCGCCTTTTCACCCTAGTGGCGCGCCATCGCAGCTTGGCTGCGGCCGCGCGCGAACTTGGCGTCACCCCGCCAGCGGTCAGCAAGCGCCTGGCGCATTTGGAAAAGCGGCTCGGCGTGCGCCTGACCCATCGCACGACACGACGCCTGACACTCACGCCGGAGGGCGAACGCTACCTGGCCGAGGGATCACGCCTGCTCGGGGAATTGCAGGAACTTGAGCAAGTGCTGATCCGCGGCCATGCCGAACCGGCCGGACTGCTCCGTGTCAATGCCTCATACGGTTTCGGTCGTGCGCGGGTGGCACCGGCCATTTCGGCGTTCGTTGCCCGCTATCCCGCCATACGGGTGCAACTGCAATTGACCGACCAGCCCTTGAACCTGCGCGAACACGGTTATGACATCGGCATCCGCTTCGGCGATCCCCCCAGCACCCGGATCAATGCAAGGTTGTTGCTGCGCAATCACCGTCTTTTATGCGCTTCGCCGGCCTATGTTGCCCAGAACGGTAAGCCGAACGTTCCGCACGACTTGGTGCGTCACGCCTGCTTGATCGTTCGGGAAAACGATGCGGCCTACGGCGCTTGGCATTTCCGCCGCGGGAAGTCCACCGAGACGGTCAAAGTCGACAATGTGCTATCGAGCAACGATGGCAACGCCGTGCTGCGCTGGACGCTGGACGGCCATGGCATCGCCATCCGCTCAGCATGGGAAATCGCACCCTACCTGGCCCGGGGCGAACTGATTCCATTGCTGGGGGATTGGAAGCTACCCAACGCCGACATCTACGCGACCTACCTGGAACGCAGCGAGGTGTCGTCTGCCAAAGTGCGCGCGTTTCTTGATTTCATAGCAGAATATTTGACGACGAGTTGCAACGCCATCAAAAGGCAGCAATAA
- a CDS encoding TetR/AcrR family transcriptional regulator, with product MESQRNTNSSDKILSIATRIAQAHGYGGLSVRRLAEEVGVKPASLYHHFPSKAALAAAVARRYWENSSTQLEELLNRLPDPTDCLRRYPNMFRKALENDNRICLCSFMTAEYDDLPENVRQEVRTFSDVHITWLAKVLASAGIVNPNIAKERAQAIYAAITGAQLMARGRSDLSLFDTLITSYRATGLLPA from the coding sequence GTGGAGAGTCAGAGAAACACGAACTCCAGTGACAAGATCTTGTCCATTGCAACACGAATCGCCCAGGCGCACGGTTACGGTGGCTTGAGCGTTCGCCGCTTGGCCGAAGAAGTCGGTGTCAAACCTGCAAGTCTTTACCATCATTTCCCGAGCAAGGCGGCTCTCGCTGCTGCAGTTGCCAGGCGATACTGGGAAAATTCGTCGACGCAATTGGAAGAACTGTTGAATCGGCTTCCGGACCCCACAGATTGCTTGCGCAGATATCCCAATATGTTCAGGAAGGCGCTGGAGAACGACAACCGCATCTGCCTGTGCAGTTTCATGACGGCTGAATACGATGACCTTCCCGAGAATGTGAGGCAAGAAGTTCGAACATTCTCTGATGTGCATATCACATGGCTGGCTAAGGTTTTGGCGAGCGCCGGGATTGTCAATCCGAACATCGCGAAAGAACGCGCGCAGGCCATCTATGCTGCAATCACAGGAGCGCAGCTGATGGCACGTGGGCGTTCCGACTTAAGTCTTTTCGATACGTTGATCACGAGCTACAGGGCAACCGGGCTTCTGCCGGCCTAG